A single region of the Verrucomicrobiia bacterium genome encodes:
- a CDS encoding HIT domain-containing protein — protein MERLWAPWRKAYIRPKGKARKGCVFCGLLKAKSDERHYILARSAKSFAVLNLYPYNNGHTLILPLRHVASLDDLTSEEKLDWLDLCGRVQQAMEKKLRPHGYNLGINLGRAAGAGIPKHLHLHVIPRWKGDSNFMPTVAGVKVISESLRSVYRELVPALPSRGKKKAGRKRR, from the coding sequence ATGGAGCGGTTATGGGCACCGTGGCGGAAAGCGTATATCCGTCCTAAAGGAAAGGCCCGCAAAGGCTGCGTCTTCTGCGGGCTTTTGAAAGCCAAAAGCGACGAACGGCATTACATCCTCGCGCGTTCGGCCAAATCTTTCGCCGTCCTCAATCTCTACCCCTACAACAACGGTCACACCCTGATTCTCCCGCTGCGGCACGTGGCGTCCCTGGACGATCTCACTTCCGAGGAAAAGCTCGATTGGCTTGACCTTTGCGGCCGGGTGCAGCAGGCCATGGAAAAAAAACTGAGGCCCCATGGCTATAACCTCGGTATCAATTTAGGCAGGGCCGCAGGCGCAGGCATTCCCAAACACCTTCACTTGCACGTCATTCCCCGCTGGAAAGGGGATTCCAACTTCATGCCCACCGTCGCGGGCGTCAAAGTCATTTCCGAATCCCTTCGCTCCGTTTACCGTGAGCTCGTCCCGGCCCTGCCTTCCCGCGGGAAGAAAAAGGCGGGGCGGAAGCGCCGCTGA